One segment of Desulfuromonadales bacterium DNA contains the following:
- a CDS encoding DUF1579 domain-containing protein, producing MKVEPQKEHEWLQKLVGAWAFEVEATTEPGCAPGHFRGTESVRSIGGLWIVAEGLGEMPGGGTATTMMTLGYDPQKKRYLGTWIGSMMTHLWIYDGALDAAEKVLTLDTEGPAMTAEGKMAKFRDVIEFKSDDHRVLTSHMLGEDGKWCHFMTAHYRRKK from the coding sequence ATGAAAGTCGAACCTCAGAAGGAACACGAGTGGCTGCAGAAGCTGGTCGGCGCGTGGGCGTTCGAAGTCGAGGCGACAACGGAGCCGGGCTGCGCGCCCGGGCATTTCCGGGGGACCGAGAGCGTGCGGTCCATCGGGGGCCTCTGGATCGTGGCCGAGGGGCTGGGCGAGATGCCCGGCGGCGGCACCGCGACGACGATGATGACCCTCGGCTATGACCCGCAGAAAAAGCGGTACCTGGGCACCTGGATCGGGTCGATGATGACCCACCTCTGGATTTACGACGGCGCCCTCGATGCGGCCGAAAAGGTGCTGACCCTCGACACCGAGGGCCCCGCCATGACCGCCGAAGGGAAAATGGCGAAATTCAGGGACGTGATCGAGTTCAAGAGCGACGACCACCGGGTGCTGACCTCGCACATGCTGGGCGAGGACGGGAAGTGGTGCCACTTCATGACGGCGCACTATCGGCGGAAGAAGTAG